From a single Calothrix sp. NIES-2098 genomic region:
- a CDS encoding glycosyl transferase family protein, protein MPANFWPEDDSSNELAPLNSLLSDLSATEELVVDTEPLFLPFRFQGRRRKAALVLTIVWSSTIALHLASWGFLFVLGLTTILGIHALEVVFAKPRRHPKQIEGDLPSVSVLVSAKNEEAVIGRLVKNLCNLEYPDGKYELWIIDDNSSDSTPQLLTELAKEYKQLKILRRSAQATGGKSGALNQVLPLTKGDIIAVFDADAQVAPDLLLQVVPLFQREKVGAVQVRKAIANAKENFWTKGQMAEMALDTYFQQQRTALGGIGELRGNGQFVRRAALTSCGGWNEETITDDLDLTLRLHLDNWDIECVFSPAVEEEGVTNAIALWHQRNRWAEGGYQRYLDYWDLLLKNRLGVRKTWDLLSFMLIMYILPTAAVPDLLMAIARHRPPILGPITGLSVILSTIGMFTGLRRIYQGQKFQFSTYLLLLLQTLRGTLYMFHWLVVMSSTTARMSFRQKRLKWVKTVHTGAEKA, encoded by the coding sequence ATGCCAGCGAATTTCTGGCCCGAAGACGATTCTAGCAACGAGCTTGCTCCGCTTAACTCTCTGTTGTCTGACCTTTCAGCAACCGAGGAGTTAGTAGTAGATACAGAACCTTTGTTTCTACCATTCCGGTTTCAAGGACGCAGACGCAAAGCGGCTCTAGTTTTGACTATAGTCTGGAGTAGCACGATCGCTCTGCATTTAGCTTCCTGGGGTTTTTTATTCGTACTGGGACTGACCACTATTCTGGGTATTCACGCTTTGGAGGTGGTATTTGCCAAACCTCGGCGTCATCCAAAACAAATAGAGGGAGATTTACCTTCTGTTTCTGTTTTAGTGTCAGCCAAAAATGAGGAAGCAGTAATTGGTAGATTAGTCAAGAATCTTTGCAATTTGGAATATCCAGATGGCAAGTACGAACTATGGATTATTGACGATAACAGCAGTGACAGTACACCACAGTTATTAACAGAACTGGCAAAGGAATACAAACAACTGAAAATCCTGCGGCGTTCCGCACAAGCTACAGGTGGTAAGTCTGGAGCATTGAATCAAGTTTTACCTTTGACTAAGGGTGACATCATTGCAGTGTTTGATGCTGATGCTCAAGTAGCACCAGACTTATTGCTACAAGTAGTACCTTTATTCCAAAGAGAAAAGGTAGGGGCGGTACAGGTGCGAAAAGCGATCGCCAATGCCAAAGAGAATTTTTGGACTAAAGGCCAAATGGCGGAGATGGCACTTGATACCTATTTTCAGCAACAGCGGACTGCCCTTGGCGGAATTGGCGAACTGCGAGGTAACGGTCAATTTGTCCGGCGTGCAGCTTTAACAAGTTGTGGTGGATGGAACGAAGAAACCATTACTGATGATTTGGATTTGACGCTGCGCCTACATCTAGACAACTGGGATATTGAGTGTGTATTCTCCCCAGCGGTAGAAGAAGAAGGCGTGACAAATGCGATCGCACTTTGGCATCAGCGCAACCGTTGGGCAGAAGGTGGCTATCAGCGCTATTTAGATTACTGGGATTTACTCCTGAAAAATCGCTTAGGAGTACGCAAAACCTGGGATCTACTGAGCTTTATGCTGATTATGTACATCCTACCAACCGCAGCCGTACCAGATTTATTAATGGCGATCGCCCGCCATCGTCCACCAATATTAGGCCCGATTACAGGCTTGTCGGTCATCCTGTCAACGATCGGAATGTTCACAGGTCTGAGGCGGATTTATCAAGGTCAAAAATTCCAGTTTTCTACATATTTACTGTTACTGCTGCAAACCCTACGTGGCACTTTATATATGTTCCACTGGTTGGTAGTTATGAGCAGCACCACAGCTCGGATGTCATTCCGGCAAAAACGGCTGAAATGGGTGAAAACTGTGCATACAGGCGCAGAGAAAGCGTAA
- a CDS encoding DNA polymerase III gamma and tau subunits, which translates to MPYEPLHHKYRPKSFAELVGQEAIAITLTNAIRSSKIAPAYLFTGPRGTGKTSSARILAKSLNCLGSSQPTAEPCGLCDVCQGITKGYSLDVIEIDAASNTGVDNIREIIEKAQFAPVQCRYKVYVIDECHMLSTQAFNALLKTLEEPPKHVVFVLATTDPQRVLPTIISRCQRFDFRRINLEAMVKHLSAIAHKENIHISLDAVTLVAQIAQGGLRDAESLLDQLALLTGEITPDRVWDLVGSVSERDLIALLDAIAQDNAEAILDCTRKILDRGREPLTILQNLAACYRDLLIAKTASNRQDLVACTQQTWQALIELAQKLDISIILAGQKHLREAEVQIKNTTQPRLWLEVTLLGLLPSANIPVQVASAPPRISAPAVSSNQPRFTSPPPAVASPPVSPSPQPANNISAVKASSSPPPETVTISVPPEEPKPSNPSVETVNTSSPAQEIVKTPTADFTQVWQQVLSNIQQIPRRELLRQMCHLIEFDGAYARVGVKAAWHKKVQSDLQMISAAFQQTFQREVKVSLEVGTPSNSTSVKKEPPSNGAPIVKQPPPPTYEKQTSPPTPVQLQPIPAPAPTRTESAANGKGNVQTLPPPPAPTAANDWETDEVAIAAQRLAEFFQGQVIRYSDDAVGFSDTIVGSDLLDESDFDDE; encoded by the coding sequence ATGCCTTACGAACCCCTGCACCACAAGTATCGCCCAAAGAGTTTTGCCGAACTAGTGGGACAAGAGGCGATCGCTATTACCCTCACGAACGCGATTCGCTCGTCTAAAATCGCTCCAGCCTATTTATTTACCGGCCCCAGAGGTACAGGAAAAACTTCGAGTGCGAGAATTCTCGCCAAATCCCTCAATTGTCTTGGGAGTAGTCAACCGACTGCTGAACCCTGCGGCTTATGCGATGTATGTCAAGGCATTACTAAAGGCTACTCCTTAGACGTGATTGAAATCGACGCCGCCAGCAACACTGGTGTTGATAACATCCGCGAGATTATTGAAAAGGCGCAGTTCGCCCCTGTACAGTGCCGTTACAAAGTATATGTCATCGACGAATGCCATATGCTCAGTACCCAGGCGTTCAATGCGTTACTAAAGACTCTAGAAGAACCACCGAAACACGTAGTCTTTGTATTGGCGACAACCGACCCCCAGCGAGTATTGCCCACAATTATTTCACGTTGCCAAAGGTTTGATTTCAGACGCATCAACTTAGAAGCGATGGTCAAGCATTTAAGCGCGATCGCTCATAAAGAAAACATTCATATTTCGCTGGATGCTGTTACTTTAGTAGCCCAAATTGCTCAAGGGGGATTGCGGGATGCGGAAAGTCTACTCGACCAATTAGCACTATTAACAGGAGAAATCACACCAGACAGAGTTTGGGATTTAGTCGGTTCGGTAAGCGAACGAGACTTGATAGCCTTGTTAGATGCGATCGCCCAAGATAATGCAGAAGCAATTCTCGACTGTACCCGCAAAATCCTCGATCGCGGTCGAGAACCGCTGACTATTTTGCAAAATCTTGCCGCTTGCTACCGCGATTTACTGATTGCTAAAACTGCATCTAACCGCCAAGATTTAGTTGCTTGTACTCAGCAAACTTGGCAAGCCTTAATTGAATTAGCTCAGAAGCTAGATATAAGTATTATCTTGGCAGGGCAGAAACACTTACGAGAAGCCGAAGTCCAAATTAAAAACACCACTCAACCGCGTTTGTGGTTAGAGGTGACATTGCTGGGCTTATTACCAAGTGCAAATATTCCCGTGCAAGTCGCAAGCGCACCACCGAGAATCAGCGCCCCAGCAGTCTCATCAAACCAACCTCGGTTTACCTCACCTCCTCCCGCTGTTGCTTCTCCTCCGGTTTCCCCAAGCCCCCAGCCAGCAAATAACATCTCTGCTGTGAAAGCATCGTCATCGCCGCCGCCAGAGACTGTCACCATATCTGTGCCGCCTGAGGAACCCAAACCATCAAATCCATCTGTAGAAACAGTAAATACTTCATCACCTGCACAGGAGATTGTTAAAACTCCAACTGCGGATTTTACTCAAGTATGGCAGCAGGTTCTCAGTAATATTCAGCAGATACCAAGGCGAGAATTGCTACGGCAAATGTGTCACCTGATAGAATTTGATGGTGCTTACGCTCGTGTTGGCGTGAAAGCGGCATGGCATAAAAAAGTACAATCAGATTTGCAGATGATTAGTGCTGCTTTTCAGCAAACTTTCCAGCGAGAAGTTAAAGTCAGCTTGGAAGTTGGAACTCCTTCAAACTCGACTTCAGTAAAGAAAGAGCCTCCAAGTAACGGAGCTCCCATTGTTAAGCAGCCACCGCCACCTACTTACGAAAAGCAAACTTCACCACCAACGCCAGTACAGCTACAACCCATACCAGCACCAGCACCAACAAGAACAGAGTCAGCAGCTAACGGTAAGGGCAATGTGCAAACTTTACCACCTCCGCCAGCCCCAACAGCTGCTAATGATTGGGAAACTGATGAAGTCGCGATCGCAGCTCAACGATTAGCAGAATTTTTCCAGGGACAAGTCATCCGCTATTCAGACGATGCAGTAGGTTTTTCTGACACTATAGTTGGATCTGATTTGCTTGATGAATCAGATTTTGATGACGAATAA
- a CDS encoding TPR repeat-containing protein, whose amino-acid sequence MLRRLFQWLKKLFQRPFSSRKANSRNAAKGYGVGNSPPELTNADLELLFTQLLEGVQQARGRQWALKYLQRMEHRISDERWIDWLLSFGERLLTSPAPNHQLAARMIQLGELGIGRVGDLSYDIGLSLLKRNSATQYQEIEELDRHVTMENIRPENHLVNSPGQELIRNLGDRLWDYDEEEPEILPIPEIRSVEETWTGNIGEVLWEYEGEDLEIPRRATLLDPGEDNEIANLFDLFSEPEEEEEEPETITPVTNLNPVKEDPSQTPPSEATSSTCKAENMSLTPPAEDGKGELSEATTWDKSLAKLEPSVAQAFDELLVRLDQSTSLVQELASELAIQRNNSQIVPQQKIDRAQAWFYQGLQQARTGDLLGAIASYDAAIELKPHVDEYWFNRALALFHLEHFTEAIASYDKTIELKPDRYKAWYNRGGILGELGQFDEAVISFEQVIAIKPDFAEAWSSRGLALMKLGQLLEAIASYDQALVLQPQDPENWYYRGIALGVSEQHEEAIASYDRALAIEPDYYEVWIDRGVVLFNLGRWSEAIASWDKALSIQADFYLAWYNRGVALENLGRREEAIESYRKAIAIKPDFHLAWYNQAVALFYLGRYAEAIASYDSALQIKFDYWEAWIGRGTAAGNLVNPEALSGLFTTITATNAALKQSGYEGKIASYEAGLKYVRPDTHPEGWGRLHLAIANTHYDRGKKNSSTRTHWQKAVAAYNQALLTLTSEDFPQLHLEVLQSLIKTLVGLGQTAQAQEFLQYSTNLIQQLLSEPTRSDESKKQLALKFAGLRQLVVDLAVDYGDLVEAWEIAEQAKNACLTWLLDGWEENIDSLSYAEVQPLLNPQTAIVYWHISPAALHTFIIKDRAPSPILIFTPMQDAGVFSLGKTPMRLHEVPLPEAVRRLIDFENWLEDWNQQYQEYCSHSSDKQNQTNHCWRVEMEARLLELKNILNISTIAQELEGITQLILIPHRDLQRLPLHALFDYSNIGELPSEAANFTISYLPSVQTGLTARSATIGDKNNQLFLSVENPHSTDYPPLKFAKLQAEIVSHIFPNYHRIQGTQANKNHVDSAFFDDYNIFHFIGHIINNSSEPKKSELALAGTNKLTLEEICQQSLVSYNLVNLSACETINANNHVVTSEYVSLVNGFLMGGVSQVVSTLWTVESIANDLVIIEFYRRLQPDKSAATTLAEVTAWLRELTASELTKWYEDLLNNLHPEDLRIRTHVATQMYRSSKLPPDQKLYSHPYYWAAFTITGRSSESI is encoded by the coding sequence ATGCTCAGGCGTCTATTTCAGTGGCTTAAAAAGTTATTTCAGCGTCCTTTTAGCAGTCGAAAAGCCAATTCTAGAAATGCTGCAAAAGGATATGGGGTGGGGAATTCACCACCCGAACTTACTAATGCGGATTTAGAACTGTTGTTTACGCAGTTGCTAGAAGGAGTACAACAGGCACGAGGCAGACAGTGGGCGCTGAAGTACCTGCAACGCATGGAACATCGCATTTCTGACGAGCGCTGGATAGATTGGCTGTTGAGCTTTGGTGAAAGATTATTAACTTCCCCTGCACCTAACCATCAGTTAGCAGCGCGGATGATCCAGCTGGGTGAATTGGGGATCGGCAGAGTGGGAGACCTATCTTATGATATTGGTCTGAGCCTCCTGAAGCGCAACTCAGCGACACAATATCAAGAAATTGAGGAGCTAGATCGTCATGTGACGATGGAAAACATTAGACCAGAAAACCACTTGGTAAACTCTCCAGGGCAAGAGCTGATCCGTAACCTGGGCGATCGCTTGTGGGATTATGACGAAGAAGAGCCAGAAATCCTCCCCATACCCGAAATCAGATCTGTTGAGGAAACATGGACAGGCAATATCGGGGAAGTTTTATGGGAGTATGAAGGAGAAGACCTGGAAATTCCCAGGCGAGCGACTCTCCTCGATCCGGGAGAAGACAATGAAATCGCCAACTTATTCGATTTATTTTCGGAACCGGAAGAGGAAGAGGAAGAGCCGGAAACTATCACCCCAGTTACTAATCTCAATCCTGTTAAAGAAGATCCCAGCCAAACTCCGCCTTCAGAAGCGACTAGCTCAACTTGCAAGGCAGAAAACATGAGCCTGACTCCCCCAGCAGAAGATGGCAAAGGAGAATTATCAGAAGCGACGACATGGGATAAATCGTTGGCGAAATTAGAGCCAAGTGTCGCCCAAGCTTTTGATGAGTTGTTGGTCAGGTTGGATCAAAGTACTTCTTTAGTCCAAGAACTGGCTTCGGAACTAGCAATTCAACGCAATAATTCGCAAATCGTTCCGCAGCAAAAAATCGATCGGGCGCAAGCTTGGTTTTATCAAGGTCTGCAACAAGCGAGAACTGGGGATTTATTAGGAGCGATCGCATCTTACGACGCAGCTATCGAACTCAAACCCCATGTTGATGAATATTGGTTCAATCGCGCTCTAGCACTATTTCATTTAGAACATTTTACTGAGGCGATCGCATCTTACGACAAAACCATAGAACTGAAACCCGATCGCTACAAAGCTTGGTATAACCGGGGGGGAATTCTTGGTGAGTTAGGACAATTTGACGAAGCAGTTATTTCTTTTGAGCAAGTCATCGCCATCAAGCCAGATTTTGCTGAAGCTTGGTCTAGCAGGGGTTTGGCACTGATGAAGTTAGGACAATTATTAGAAGCAATTGCTAGTTACGACCAAGCTTTAGTTCTGCAACCACAAGACCCAGAAAACTGGTATTACCGCGGTATAGCCTTGGGTGTGAGCGAGCAACATGAAGAGGCGATCGCATCATACGATCGAGCTTTAGCAATTGAACCCGATTATTACGAAGTTTGGATCGATCGGGGTGTGGTGCTGTTTAATTTGGGAAGGTGGTCAGAAGCGATCGCTTCTTGGGATAAAGCACTTTCGATTCAAGCCGATTTCTACCTAGCTTGGTACAACCGAGGTGTGGCTTTAGAAAATTTAGGACGCCGTGAAGAAGCGATTGAATCTTATCGCAAAGCTATAGCTATCAAACCCGACTTTCATTTAGCTTGGTATAACCAGGCGGTGGCGCTGTTTTATTTAGGACGCTATGCAGAAGCGATCGCCTCCTATGATAGTGCTTTACAAATTAAATTTGATTATTGGGAAGCTTGGATTGGGAGAGGAACGGCTGCGGGTAATTTAGTTAATCCTGAAGCGCTTTCTGGCTTGTTTACTACCATCACAGCCACCAATGCAGCTCTCAAGCAAAGCGGCTATGAAGGCAAAATCGCCAGCTACGAAGCTGGTTTGAAATATGTTCGCCCAGATACTCACCCAGAAGGTTGGGGCAGATTACATTTAGCGATCGCCAATACTCATTACGATCGAGGTAAGAAAAATTCCTCAACCCGCACTCATTGGCAAAAAGCTGTAGCTGCTTATAATCAAGCACTCTTGACCTTGACTAGTGAAGATTTTCCGCAGTTGCATCTGGAAGTATTGCAATCTTTAATCAAAACTCTTGTGGGTTTGGGGCAAACAGCGCAAGCACAAGAATTTTTGCAATACAGTACAAATTTAATACAACAATTGCTCAGTGAGCCTACCCGTTCTGATGAGAGTAAAAAACAGCTAGCTTTAAAATTTGCAGGCTTGAGGCAACTAGTAGTTGATTTAGCTGTAGATTATGGCGATTTAGTAGAAGCGTGGGAAATTGCCGAACAAGCTAAAAATGCTTGTTTAACTTGGCTGCTTGATGGTTGGGAAGAAAATATTGACTCACTCAGCTATGCTGAAGTTCAGCCCCTACTTAATCCTCAAACAGCAATTGTTTACTGGCATATTAGCCCGGCTGCTTTACATACATTTATTATCAAAGATCGAGCACCTTCACCCATCCTCATATTTACACCAATGCAAGATGCAGGGGTATTTAGCTTAGGTAAAACTCCAATGCGTCTGCACGAAGTTCCTCTACCCGAAGCAGTTAGACGTTTGATTGATTTTGAAAATTGGTTAGAAGATTGGAATCAACAATACCAAGAATATTGCAGTCATTCATCAGATAAACAAAATCAAACCAACCATTGTTGGCGCGTGGAGATGGAAGCTAGGCTATTAGAACTAAAAAATATCCTCAACATTTCCACCATTGCTCAGGAGCTTGAAGGAATTACTCAACTAATTTTAATTCCCCATCGCGACTTACAAAGGCTACCTCTCCATGCGCTGTTTGACTATTCTAATATTGGGGAATTGCCAAGTGAAGCAGCAAATTTTACCATTAGCTATTTGCCTAGCGTCCAAACAGGATTAACAGCAAGATCCGCAACCATAGGCGATAAAAATAATCAACTATTCCTCAGTGTGGAAAATCCTCATAGTACAGATTATCCACCGCTAAAATTTGCCAAATTACAAGCGGAAATTGTCAGCCATATATTTCCTAATTATCACCGCATTCAGGGAACGCAAGCTAATAAAAATCACGTAGATAGTGCTTTTTTTGATGACTACAATATATTTCACTTTATCGGGCACATCATTAATAATTCTAGCGAACCGAAAAAATCAGAATTGGCTTTAGCAGGTACAAACAAGCTGACTTTAGAAGAAATATGCCAACAATCTTTAGTAAGTTATAACCTAGTTAACTTATCAGCTTGTGAAACTATCAATGCCAACAATCACGTTGTTACTAGCGAATATGTGAGTTTGGTAAATGGTTTTCTGATGGGAGGAGTTTCTCAAGTTGTCAGTACTTTGTGGACTGTAGAATCTATTGCTAATGACTTAGTAATCATAGAGTTTTATCGACGACTACAGCCAGATAAATCAGCAGCTACTACTTTAGCTGAAGTTACCGCATGGCTGAGAGAACTAACTGCCAGTGAATTAACAAAATGGTATGAAGATTTACTAAATAATCTACATCCTGAAGATTTAAGAATTAGAACTCATGTAGCAACACAAATGTACAGAAGCAGTAAACTTCCGCCAGACCAAAAACTCTATAGTCATCCTTATTATTGGGCGGCGTTTACAATTACAGGTAGGTCAAGTGAAAGTATTTAA
- a CDS encoding HxlR family transcriptional regulator, whose amino-acid sequence METKAENETRLTCEVEITLEVIGGRWKVLIIRELMAGVKRFGELQRALPGITQKMLTQQLREMEDDGIIHREVYPQIPPKVEYSLTPLGTSLQPILDAMHEWAVKHFSEIRRHRVNKK is encoded by the coding sequence ATGGAAACTAAAGCGGAAAACGAGACCAGGCTGACTTGCGAAGTAGAAATCACATTAGAGGTAATTGGTGGACGCTGGAAAGTTTTGATTATTAGAGAATTAATGGCAGGGGTAAAACGCTTTGGTGAATTGCAACGAGCCTTACCAGGAATTACGCAAAAGATGCTCACGCAGCAATTAAGAGAAATGGAGGATGATGGCATTATTCATCGCGAAGTCTATCCACAAATTCCCCCGAAAGTAGAATACTCACTGACACCTTTGGGAACAAGCCTACAACCAATTCTTGATGCAATGCATGAATGGGCTGTAAAACATTTTTCTGAAATTCGTCGCCATCGAGTTAATAAAAAGTAA
- a CDS encoding von Willebrand factor type A, translating to MMSDRDYTLIIDKSGSMSTPDQAGGRSRWDVAQESTLALARKCEQFDPDGITVYVFSGRFKRYDDVTSAKVAQIFQENDPAGTTNLAGVLQDALNNYFKRKAAGKTKTNGETILVITDGEPDDRKAVFEVIISATRQMDRDEELAVSIIQVGSDPQATKFLKALDDQLQSVGAKFDICDTVTLDDLEEMSLADVLMNAITD from the coding sequence ATGATGAGCGATCGTGACTATACATTAATTATTGACAAAAGTGGTAGTATGTCCACTCCTGACCAAGCAGGTGGGAGAAGTAGATGGGACGTAGCGCAAGAATCTACTTTAGCGTTGGCGAGAAAGTGCGAACAGTTCGATCCTGATGGAATTACAGTCTACGTTTTTTCCGGCAGATTTAAGCGCTACGATGATGTGACATCAGCAAAGGTCGCCCAGATATTCCAAGAAAACGATCCTGCGGGCACAACCAATTTAGCAGGTGTACTGCAAGACGCACTCAATAATTACTTTAAGCGCAAAGCTGCGGGTAAAACCAAAACCAATGGCGAGACAATTTTAGTAATTACTGATGGCGAACCAGACGATCGCAAAGCCGTATTTGAGGTAATTATTAGTGCTACCCGTCAAATGGATCGGGATGAAGAATTAGCAGTTTCGATTATTCAAGTTGGTTCAGATCCTCAAGCAACGAAGTTTCTCAAAGCTTTAGACGATCAGTTACAAAGTGTGGGCGCTAAATTTGATATCTGCGACACCGTAACTTTAGACGACTTAGAAGAAATGAGCCTTGCAGATGTGTTAATGAATGCCATCACAGACTAA
- a CDS encoding 2-phosphosulfolactate phosphatase, giving the protein MKLFVYHTPELTPTDRAPECAIAVDVLRATSTMATVLAAGGEAVQVFSDLDRLMEVSDKWPPLKRLRAGERGGSKVAGFDLGNSPLDCTPELVQGRRLFISTTNGTRALQRVQDAPTVLAAALINRAAVVKFLLEKQPQTVWIVGSGWEGSFSLEDTVCAGAIAHSILQHTQLSAEEIAGNDEVISAIALYAQWQDNLLGLLHHASHGKRLLRLECYEDLKYCSQTDILDVLPIQQELGVLKSHH; this is encoded by the coding sequence GTGAAGCTATTCGTATACCATACCCCGGAATTGACTCCAACAGATCGAGCTCCAGAATGTGCGATCGCAGTCGATGTTCTGCGAGCTACTAGCACAATGGCCACGGTTTTGGCAGCTGGGGGCGAAGCTGTACAAGTGTTCAGCGACTTAGATCGACTCATGGAAGTCAGCGACAAATGGCCCCCACTGAAACGACTGCGAGCTGGAGAACGCGGCGGATCAAAAGTAGCTGGCTTTGATTTGGGTAATTCGCCCCTTGATTGCACGCCAGAACTGGTACAAGGAAGGCGCTTGTTTATCAGTACCACCAATGGCACTCGCGCCTTACAACGGGTACAAGACGCGCCAACTGTACTAGCAGCAGCCTTGATCAACCGTGCTGCGGTGGTTAAGTTTCTTTTGGAAAAGCAACCACAGACTGTCTGGATTGTGGGTTCAGGTTGGGAAGGCAGTTTTTCTTTAGAAGATACAGTATGTGCAGGTGCAATCGCCCATAGTATTTTGCAACATACTCAACTATCAGCAGAGGAAATTGCTGGGAATGATGAAGTGATTAGTGCGATCGCGCTATACGCGCAATGGCAAGATAATTTGTTAGGACTTTTACACCACGCCAGTCACGGCAAACGTTTGTTGCGCCTGGAATGCTATGAAGATCTAAAATACTGTTCTCAAACCGATATTTTAGATGTGTTGCCTATACAGCAAGAACTCGGAGTTCTTAAATCTCACCATTAA